The DNA sequence CGCAAATCCAGATCAGCGGAATTGTCAGAACGGCACACTCCGGAGAACCCATCTCCTATACCCGTATCCACCAATCCGGAACTGCTAATGGCCGATTGAGCAATGAGTTGGGATATTTTTCCCTCAAATGCCCAGTTGGAAAAGTCCAATTGGAATTCCATCATATGGGGTTTCAAGACTTGCAACTAGAACTGGTAGTGGCCCGGGATACCTTTCTGGAAATTTCCCTAGAAGAAGCCGAGACCTCTCTAGATACGGTATCCATTACGACCTTTCAAGGTGTGCGAGATATGCAGCTTGGGAGAACTTCTGTGCCTATGTCCCAAATTAACTTGATGCCGGCGTTGGGGGGTGAAGGAGACGTGCTGAAATCCCTTCAATTGCTTCCCGGGATTCAATTTGGGATGGAAGGAACCGCAGGGCTCTTTGTCAGGGGAGGGAGCCCTGATCAGAACTTGATCCTGCTGGACGAAATTCCTGTCTATAATGTCAATCACCTGTTCGGGTTCTTTTCCTTGTTTCCGCCCGACGTAGTTCAAGACGTGGAAGTGTATAAAGGTGCTTTCCCAGCTGAATACGGAGGCAGGCTTTCTTCGGTGATCCGTATTCAGTCCAAAGAAGGGAGCTTGGATACTTGGAAAGGGCAATTCAGTCTGAGTCCCCTTGCTGGTCAGGTTCAAGTAGAAGGTCCCCTCGTACCTGGGCGTTCTTCGATCTTTTTTGCTGGAAGGCGGTCTCTGGTAGATTTAATTCTAAGGCCTTTTACCCAAAATTCCTATCAACAAGCAGATGCGTCGGGCTCCTTGGGATATTATTTTCATGACATGGTATTCAAGGCAAACTATCTTGTGTCTGCCAAAACTCGGGTATTTCTGAGTGTTTATTCAGGTCGGGATCAGGGTCAGTTGTCCATTAGCCCTTTGGTGGCAGATTCTATTTCGACTCAAACGGACGGGGCGCTCGGATGGGGAAATTTGACTGCATCGCTGAGATTGCAACAGGTGATTGGGGAGCAGTGGTTTTCTAAGACGACTTTCGGATATACCCACTATCGGTATGCTCAGGAGTTGGGGTTTGAACTGTATGATGAATCTGATTTGATCAGTAGTTTGGAAACTGGGAATCGCTCCTTTGTACGTGATTTGATTCTCAAGCAAGATTTTGAAGGGCAATTGGGTTCTCGGCATACCCTTAAACTAGGAGGTAAACTATCTTTCAAACGGTTTGAACCTGATGTACAAATCCTGAATACCCAGAATGGAAATGTGATTCAGGACTCTTCATTCCATGGTACAGAATATCTCAGCGGAATCGGCAGCCTATATGCAGGCTACAGATACGAGGATACTCGTTGGGAAATGTATGCTGGCGTAAGAGGGGATCAGTTTTGGACGGAAGGCAAGTATTGGACTTCCCTGCAGCCTAGATTGCAGGCCGCTTGGTATCCGCATGAAAAATGGAAGGCCCAAGCCGGATATAGTCGGGTACAGCAATATCTTCACTTGCTCTCGAATAGCGGCATGGGACTTCCTACAGACCTCTGGGTACCAGCTACCCGAAATGCACCACCCGCTAGCTCTGATCAGCTTTCCATCGGGTTGTTCCATGAATGGGATCATAGAACTACTTTGAGTCTTGAAGCATATTGGAAACGCTTGGAAGGAGTAATTGCCTACCGAGATGGAACAAGCTATCTGTCAGATTTTTCGAAATGGGAAGATCGAATAGAGGGTGGAGGGGGAAATTCAAGAGGGATTGAGCTATTTCTACATCGAAAATCGGGAAGATTGAATGGATGGATAAGTTATACGCTATCCAAAGCTACTCGAAAGTTCAGCCAGATAAACGACGGGATCGAATTTCCCTTTCGATATGATCGTAGGCACAACCTTTCGATCCTCGCGAATTTTGTGTTTCCAGATCCCCGAAAAAGTATTTCGGTTACTTGGATGTATGTATCGGGGGCTCGAACTACCATTCCGGAGTTCCAGGTTTACACGCCATTCGATCTGTACCAACAGCTACAGGGGAGTTCCGATGTCGCCATCACCTATGAACTGGCCTATCTTTTTGGCCATTCCAGTAGTTATGCCCGCACTCGCAATAACTTTCAAATCAGACCCTTTCACAAAATGGATATCGCCTTTCGAAGTGAAAAACAAAAGAAACGAGGCCTTAGGATTTGGGAAGTAGGAATCTACAATGCTTATGGGCAACAAAACCCCTATTTCGTGTACTTTGGCTCTGAATGGCAGGCAGGTCTCTCTGAGCCAGTTAGGTACAAACCAGTCATTCAGGAGTACAGCTATCTGATGTGGATTCCCTATCTCAGCTACTCCCTGAAATTTGGCCACCCAGGTTGATAGGAGGGGATTCATCCAACGACCTATCACGTAAAACCTAATCTCCGATATTTCCGTTCCTCCAAGCATCCTTCACGAAAACCCCCAGAGATGCCTGCCTTTATCCGTAAAAAACGTTTTCTACTCCCAGTTGGTAGCCTCGTAATTCTCCTGTTCGGATTCCTTTTTTCAGCTGAAATCATCAATCCCGTCAAAGGGGCATCCCAAGCTGATTACCATCCCGAATCCTTTTGGTATTACCCTTGGGGAAAATCGGTGGTGCACAAGGGAGTGGATATCTTCGGCAAAAAAGGGAAGCCCGTCTTGGCGGCAACGGGTGGATGGATTGTGTTTGCCCGAGAATTGGGGATGGGGGGCAATGTCCTGATTGTATTGGGGCCTCACTGGCAACTTCACTATTACGCCCATCTGGACGAGTTCAAAGTAGCGCGATTTGATTGGGT is a window from the Pontibacter sp. G13 genome containing:
- a CDS encoding TonB-dependent receptor plug domain-containing protein, with translation MKSLLLVLLFFLPLGLSAQIQISGIVRTAHSGEPISYTRIHQSGTANGRLSNELGYFSLKCPVGKVQLEFHHMGFQDLQLELVVARDTFLEISLEEAETSLDTVSITTFQGVRDMQLGRTSVPMSQINLMPALGGEGDVLKSLQLLPGIQFGMEGTAGLFVRGGSPDQNLILLDEIPVYNVNHLFGFFSLFPPDVVQDVEVYKGAFPAEYGGRLSSVIRIQSKEGSLDTWKGQFSLSPLAGQVQVEGPLVPGRSSIFFAGRRSLVDLILRPFTQNSYQQADASGSLGYYFHDMVFKANYLVSAKTRVFLSVYSGRDQGQLSISPLVADSISTQTDGALGWGNLTASLRLQQVIGEQWFSKTTFGYTHYRYAQELGFELYDESDLISSLETGNRSFVRDLILKQDFEGQLGSRHTLKLGGKLSFKRFEPDVQILNTQNGNVIQDSSFHGTEYLSGIGSLYAGYRYEDTRWEMYAGVRGDQFWTEGKYWTSLQPRLQAAWYPHEKWKAQAGYSRVQQYLHLLSNSGMGLPTDLWVPATRNAPPASSDQLSIGLFHEWDHRTTLSLEAYWKRLEGVIAYRDGTSYLSDFSKWEDRIEGGGGNSRGIELFLHRKSGRLNGWISYTLSKATRKFSQINDGIEFPFRYDRRHNLSILANFVFPDPRKSISVTWMYVSGARTTIPEFQVYTPFDLYQQLQGSSDVAITYELAYLFGHSSSYARTRNNFQIRPFHKMDIAFRSEKQKKRGLRIWEVGIYNAYGQQNPYFVYFGSEWQAGLSEPVRYKPVIQEYSYLMWIPYLSYSLKFGHPG
- a CDS encoding M23 family metallopeptidase; translation: MPAFIRKKRFLLPVGSLVILLFGFLFSAEIINPVKGASQADYHPESFWYYPWGKSVVHKGVDIFGKKGKPVLAATGGWIVFARELGMGGNVLIVLGPHWQLHYYAHLDEFKVARFDWVSQGEEIGTVGNSGNAFGKAPHLHYTIWSMIPYPWLMDEAPQGWKKCYILDPVKRLNRLYD